In Canis aureus isolate CA01 chromosome 6, VMU_Caureus_v.1.0, whole genome shotgun sequence, one genomic interval encodes:
- the S100A6 gene encoding protein S100-A6 codes for MACPLDQAIGLLVAIFHKYSGKEGDKNTLSKKELKELIQKELTIGPKLQDADIAKLMDDLDRNKDQVVNFQEYVTFLGALALIYNDALKG; via the exons ATGGCGTGCCCCCTGGATCAGGCCATTGGCCTCCTCGTGGCCATCTTCCATAAGTACTCGGGCAAGGAAGGCGACAAGAACACTCTGAGCAAGAAGGAGCTGAAGGAGCTGATCCAGAAGGAGCTGACCATTGGCCCG AAGCTGCAGGATGCTGACATTGCAAAGCTGATGGACGACCTGGACCGAAACAAGGACCAGGTGGTGAACTTCCAGGAGTACGTCACCTTCCTGGGGGCCTTGGCTCTGATCTATAATGATGCCCTCAAGGGCTGA
- the S100A5 gene encoding protein S100-A5 isoform X2 — METPLEKALTTMVSTFHKYSGREGSKLTLSRKELKELIKKELCLGEKMKESGIDDLMRTLDKNSDQEIDFKEYTVFLTTLCMAYNDFFLEEDK, encoded by the exons ATGGAGACTCCTCTTGAGAAGGCCCTGACCACTATGGTCAGCACTTTCCATAAATATTCTGGGAGAGAAGGCAGCAAACTGACCCTGAGCAGGAAGGAACTAAAGGAGCTGATCAAGAAGGAGTTGTGTCTTGGAGAG AAGATGAAAGAGAGCGGCATCGATGATCTGATGAGGACCTTGGACAAGAACAGTGACCAGGAGATCGACTTCAAGGAGTACACGGTGTTCCTGACCACACTGTGCATGGCCTACAACGACTTCTTCCTGGAGGAAGATAAATGA
- the S100A5 gene encoding protein S100-A5 isoform X1 encodes MDFHLQRHPLMETPLEKALTTMVSTFHKYSGREGSKLTLSRKELKELIKKELCLGEKMKESGIDDLMRTLDKNSDQEIDFKEYTVFLTTLCMAYNDFFLEEDK; translated from the exons ATGGATTTCCATCTCCAG AGGCACCCACTGATGGAGACTCCTCTTGAGAAGGCCCTGACCACTATGGTCAGCACTTTCCATAAATATTCTGGGAGAGAAGGCAGCAAACTGACCCTGAGCAGGAAGGAACTAAAGGAGCTGATCAAGAAGGAGTTGTGTCTTGGAGAG AAGATGAAAGAGAGCGGCATCGATGATCTGATGAGGACCTTGGACAAGAACAGTGACCAGGAGATCGACTTCAAGGAGTACACGGTGTTCCTGACCACACTGTGCATGGCCTACAACGACTTCTTCCTGGAGGAAGATAAATGA